One window of Desulfobacca acetoxidans DSM 11109 genomic DNA carries:
- a CDS encoding response regulator has translation MGLVLVLDDVLDACIMIKRILERKGHQVAIFTDEEEALLYVRSHRVDVAILDIRLKKMSGMDVLEELKKISPQTRVIMLTGHPTLETAFKAKEWGAFDYCVKPIDKEELEEKVAYALKGTGTSAQD, from the coding sequence ATGGGACTAGTGTTGGTCCTGGACGATGTCCTGGATGCATGTATTATGATCAAACGTATCCTAGAACGCAAAGGTCATCAGGTTGCCATTTTTACCGATGAAGAAGAAGCCTTGCTTTATGTCCGGTCTCATCGAGTGGACGTGGCCATTTTGGATATCCGCCTGAAGAAGATGAGCGGCATGGATGTCTTAGAGGAGCTGAAAAAAATTTCGCCTCAAACCCGGGTGATAATGCTGACCGGGCATCCTACTCTGGAGACGGCCTTTAAAGCCAAGGAGTGGGGGGCCTTCGACTATTGCGTCAAACCTATCGACAAGGAAGAACTGGAAGAGAAAGTGGCCTACGCCCTAAAGGGGACCGGGACCTCAGCTCAAGATTGA
- a CDS encoding ATP-binding protein, giving the protein MTRFLDRLSFRSKIFLGITAVILVFGLLSAIFVSKAATHAMLGEIKKRGLTLALSLAARSADPILGQDFLRLKNMVDGVKETSDDITYAFIQDKNGQVLSHTFQVGFPVELLDANKVPVGASEHVQLLASEEEPFYDFAIPVMIGAERIGVVRVGLSQIKAQAAVNRLLLIIFGVSAGAVLAAVLLGNYFADTVTRRLNLLRASAEEIVKGNLDLQTAPRSKKNCWVIKNCNQHECPAYGDTRRRCWYLVGTLCPECKPGGYEQKIEACQNCQVYKTIAGDEIQTLAETFDYMALSLNAHIEGLKTAENNLTRQQQLLKTMIDATPDLVSLQDSNFIYQAVNQSFCDHFSLNANKTIGKSEIDIFTPKWAETIRTEDLQILKTGVPLSKEIIIKKNSEKHWFHMVKLPVFDRDRIVGLLFTARDITDIKRYQEKLVQSVKMEELGKLAGGVAHEINTPLGIILGYAQMLLEDIPQDAESHEYLEIIEKQVKICRRIVADLLSFSRVSESSMAELDLNATIEEVLNLIRQIFQQDWVNIQANLDPQIPLIQGDKEKLKQVWLNLLNNAFESIQQSGTIWVRSSLCPYGHHAIVTVGDSGNGIAPEDMKRIFDPFFSTKAPGVGTGLGLSVSSGIVREHQGKIFAVSPSPPLYKTLSTANGKPPGPGALFLVKLPITRDAEEDGCEEFFLHQEPYKISATG; this is encoded by the coding sequence ATGACGCGATTTTTGGATAGGTTATCCTTTCGCAGCAAGATTTTTTTAGGCATCACGGCGGTGATCTTGGTTTTCGGCCTCCTGTCGGCGATCTTTGTCAGTAAGGCGGCCACCCACGCCATGTTGGGAGAGATCAAAAAACGAGGCCTGACGCTGGCGCTGAGCCTGGCCGCCAGAAGTGCAGATCCTATCCTGGGCCAAGACTTCCTGCGCTTGAAGAACATGGTGGACGGGGTCAAAGAGACCAGTGACGACATTACCTATGCCTTCATCCAGGACAAAAATGGCCAGGTCTTATCCCACACCTTTCAGGTCGGTTTTCCGGTGGAGCTTTTGGACGCCAATAAAGTTCCGGTGGGCGCCTCCGAACATGTCCAACTGTTGGCCTCCGAAGAGGAACCATTCTATGATTTCGCCATTCCCGTTATGATCGGGGCCGAGCGCATAGGCGTGGTGAGGGTGGGGCTGTCCCAGATCAAAGCCCAGGCGGCAGTAAATCGCCTATTGCTTATTATTTTCGGTGTTTCCGCCGGTGCAGTCCTGGCGGCGGTGCTGTTGGGAAACTATTTTGCCGATACCGTAACCCGACGCCTGAATCTCCTGCGCGCCTCGGCCGAAGAGATCGTCAAGGGAAATTTGGACCTCCAAACTGCACCCCGGTCCAAAAAAAATTGCTGGGTGATAAAAAACTGCAACCAGCATGAATGTCCAGCCTATGGCGACACCCGCCGTCGCTGCTGGTATCTGGTAGGGACCTTATGTCCCGAGTGCAAGCCCGGGGGATATGAGCAGAAAATAGAAGCCTGCCAGAATTGTCAGGTTTACAAGACCATCGCCGGTGATGAAATCCAGACCCTGGCCGAGACCTTTGACTACATGGCCCTCAGTTTAAATGCTCATATCGAGGGATTGAAAACGGCGGAAAACAATCTAACCCGCCAGCAGCAACTCCTGAAGACAATGATAGACGCCACCCCCGATCTGGTAAGCCTGCAAGACAGCAATTTTATCTACCAGGCCGTCAACCAGTCTTTCTGTGATCATTTTTCCTTAAATGCCAATAAAACCATCGGGAAATCTGAAATCGATATTTTTACGCCCAAATGGGCCGAGACCATTCGAACCGAAGACCTCCAAATCCTTAAGACCGGCGTTCCTCTCTCTAAAGAAATCATCATTAAGAAAAATAGCGAGAAACATTGGTTTCACATGGTCAAACTGCCGGTGTTTGACCGGGATCGCATCGTTGGTCTGTTGTTCACGGCGCGGGATATCACCGATATCAAACGCTACCAGGAAAAACTGGTACAATCGGTCAAAATGGAGGAACTGGGGAAACTGGCCGGGGGTGTGGCGCATGAAATTAATACCCCCTTGGGAATCATCCTGGGATACGCCCAGATGCTTTTGGAAGACATTCCCCAGGATGCGGAAAGCCATGAATATCTGGAGATCATTGAAAAACAGGTGAAGATCTGCCGCCGCATCGTCGCAGATCTGCTTAGTTTTTCGCGGGTTAGCGAAAGCAGCATGGCAGAATTAGACCTCAATGCTACCATCGAAGAGGTTTTGAATCTGATCCGCCAGATCTTTCAGCAAGACTGGGTGAATATTCAAGCCAACCTCGACCCGCAGATTCCATTGATCCAGGGCGATAAGGAAAAACTCAAACAGGTCTGGCTCAACCTTTTGAATAATGCCTTTGAATCCATTCAGCAGAGCGGGACCATCTGGGTCAGATCCAGTCTGTGTCCTTATGGCCACCATGCCATAGTGACCGTAGGCGATAGTGGTAATGGCATCGCCCCGGAAGACATGAAGAGAATCTTTGACCCCTTCTTCAGTACCAAAGCGCCGGGAGTAGGCACCGGCTTAGGTCTGTCGGTTTCCTCCGGCATTGTCCGTGAGCATCAGGGGAAGATATTTGCCGTCAGTCCGTCTCCACCATTGTATAAAACCCTTTCTACTGCTAATGGCAAACCGCCGGGACCAGGCGCCCTCTTCCTCGTCAAACTTCCCATAACCCGGGACGCCGAAGAAGATGGGTGTGAAGAATTCTTTCTTCATCAAGAGCCCTATAAGATATCAGCAACAGGCTAA
- a CDS encoding PEP/pyruvate-binding domain-containing protein: MKFNQLFRYWLLQIFLPGRFLRYKYRLFQELLHRDQRCLELLTALEEILHKQKSVDWARIEKLVRELITATRNLIRSLAAMHPTAYDQLEEQLGFLNAVLDGIVTLPENDSTPPYTVSLGMPGLEPALVGGKAHALNRIALEAGLPMPEGFIITTKAFQLFLQHNRLRPRLNELLAEVDPQNWEQLTQLSEKIMSLVENGEVPAVVGEEIACRVEEYHRRGLDGPWCLRSSALSEDGEASFAGQYLSVLQVADQDILTVYKGVLASKYSPRALAYRLHCGLADQDTPMAVIFLEMIDAVTGGVMYTQTPELVHEADAPLAVYAVCGLGRQLVDGRAEPEIFYLTREAAPRPLEFGNEPRSCLSSATAVLLAQWGMMLETMFGRPQDIEWCQDKVGNCYILQSRPLKIESSHPGATVTGKELIPPDSPILLEGGVTASSGVAAGEVYVIRNETDLGRVPEGAVLAAPILSPSFVGIIGRLRAVVAHSGSQASHFASVAREFGLPVIAGASEAIKRLASGMSVIVDADHCRVYQGSIATLTPRPATPFTSRQSPFFSRLHRIMKFISPLRLIDPTSPDFAPQNCQSIHDLVRFAHEKGMAEMFFLTGRSGRGLGRARRLDAALPFTLYVLDLDESISPAAKGRKSVALEFIASRPLHACLQGLTHPEVVWRQGLVYLDWEELDRVSAGIVNLKSAALASYALVGRHYLHLVLRFGYHFAVLDCLCGGNPEANYIAFRFKGGGGNYENRLLRVQLIQEVLTWAGFKVITEGDLLEARFERRHAETVLSRLTLLGILQGKTQLLDISLNDDDQVVALVSSLKEKFADYVGDG; this comes from the coding sequence ATGAAATTTAATCAACTGTTCAGGTACTGGCTTCTCCAGATTTTCCTTCCGGGTAGATTTCTGCGCTATAAGTATCGATTGTTCCAGGAACTATTGCATCGAGACCAGAGATGTCTGGAACTGCTTACGGCGCTCGAAGAGATTCTGCATAAACAGAAATCGGTTGACTGGGCCCGGATCGAAAAGCTGGTGCGGGAGTTGATTACGGCAACCAGGAACCTGATCCGATCTCTGGCGGCTATGCATCCCACCGCTTATGACCAGCTCGAGGAACAGCTTGGTTTTTTAAATGCCGTTTTAGACGGCATCGTGACCCTACCGGAAAATGATTCCACCCCACCGTACACCGTTTCTTTAGGGATGCCGGGGCTGGAACCGGCCCTGGTGGGGGGCAAGGCTCATGCCCTGAACCGCATAGCCTTGGAAGCCGGACTGCCAATGCCGGAAGGGTTCATTATTACCACCAAGGCCTTTCAGCTTTTTCTGCAGCACAACCGCCTTCGCCCCCGCCTCAACGAACTCTTGGCCGAGGTTGATCCTCAGAATTGGGAGCAGCTAACGCAGCTATCCGAGAAAATCATGTCCCTGGTGGAAAACGGGGAAGTCCCCGCGGTAGTGGGAGAAGAAATTGCCTGCCGGGTAGAGGAGTATCACCGGCGGGGACTAGATGGCCCCTGGTGTCTGCGAAGCAGCGCCCTGAGTGAGGATGGTGAGGCCTCTTTTGCCGGCCAGTATCTCAGCGTATTGCAGGTGGCCGATCAGGACATCCTGACGGTGTATAAAGGGGTTCTAGCAAGCAAGTATTCGCCCCGAGCCCTGGCGTATCGCCTCCACTGTGGGTTGGCCGATCAGGATACTCCCATGGCGGTCATCTTTCTTGAAATGATCGATGCTGTTACAGGTGGGGTGATGTACACCCAGACCCCGGAGTTGGTGCATGAAGCAGATGCTCCGCTGGCCGTCTACGCCGTCTGCGGTTTAGGCCGGCAGCTAGTCGATGGCCGCGCCGAACCGGAGATTTTTTATCTAACCAGGGAAGCAGCGCCACGTCCTTTGGAGTTCGGCAACGAACCGAGATCATGTTTATCTTCAGCCACAGCCGTGCTCTTAGCTCAATGGGGCATGATGCTTGAAACCATGTTTGGCCGTCCCCAGGATATCGAATGGTGTCAGGATAAGGTTGGCAACTGCTATATTCTTCAATCCCGGCCTTTAAAAATTGAATCGTCCCACCCGGGCGCAACGGTGACCGGGAAAGAGTTGATCCCGCCCGACAGTCCCATTCTCTTGGAGGGAGGGGTGACGGCCAGCTCCGGTGTTGCGGCGGGCGAGGTTTACGTCATCCGGAATGAGACTGACCTGGGCCGGGTTCCGGAAGGAGCCGTATTGGCAGCCCCCATCCTTTCACCCTCTTTCGTAGGTATCATCGGTCGGCTCAGAGCAGTGGTGGCGCACAGCGGCAGCCAGGCCAGTCATTTTGCCTCGGTAGCGCGAGAATTCGGACTGCCCGTCATTGCCGGGGCTTCAGAGGCTATCAAACGCCTTGCTTCCGGTATGAGCGTCATCGTGGACGCCGACCACTGCCGGGTTTACCAAGGAAGTATTGCTACTCTCACACCAAGGCCGGCTACACCGTTCACTTCGCGCCAATCTCCTTTTTTCTCGCGACTGCATCGGATTATGAAATTTATTTCACCCTTACGTCTGATCGATCCTACCTCTCCTGATTTTGCCCCCCAGAACTGCCAGAGCATACACGATCTGGTTCGATTTGCGCACGAGAAGGGTATGGCCGAAATGTTCTTTCTCACGGGCCGCAGCGGTCGCGGTCTGGGCCGGGCTCGGCGGCTGGATGCCGCTCTCCCTTTTACGCTGTATGTCCTTGATCTGGATGAGAGCATCTCCCCAGCGGCCAAAGGCCGAAAATCAGTTGCCCTCGAGTTCATTGCTTCCCGACCTCTGCACGCCTGTCTGCAAGGCCTTACCCATCCCGAGGTGGTCTGGCGACAAGGTCTGGTCTATCTTGATTGGGAGGAGTTAGACCGCGTCAGCGCCGGCATCGTAAACCTGAAATCCGCCGCCTTAGCCAGCTACGCCTTGGTTGGCAGACATTATCTCCATCTGGTGCTGCGCTTCGGCTACCATTTTGCCGTCCTGGATTGCCTTTGTGGAGGAAATCCCGAGGCCAACTACATCGCCTTTCGCTTTAAGGGCGGCGGGGGCAACTACGAGAACCGGCTTTTGCGGGTGCAATTAATCCAGGAAGTTTTGACCTGGGCCGGCTTCAAGGTCATCACCGAGGGAGATCTCCTCGAGGCCCGATTCGAGCGCCGCCATGCCGAGACGGTCCTCTCCCGCCTGACGCTTTTAGGCATCCTGCAGGGAAAGACCCAATTGTTGGATATTTCCTTGAATGATGATGATCAGGTCGTTGCCCTGGTGAGTTCGTTGAAAGAGAAGTTTGCCGACTATGTTGGCGACGGCTGA
- a CDS encoding alpha/beta hydrolase, which yields MRLRKSSLLLIIITLLIQLLSAASLPAQAQSGRLVADAVSSPALAKNLLGDPAQRAVTVYLPPQYDSEPPRHFPVLYLLHGFGGKHRFWTSSDRPKRPIRLQEMADDLIRQGNIQPLIIVMPDGDNAYKGSFYLNSAVTGRWEDFVCQDLVRHVDSTYRTIPQASARALAGHSMGGYGALLLTMRHPETFRAVYGLSPACLVFEEHFLNLQKANLLTVLKLTSRDQFPGLSWRDQVIIAAGAAIAPNPNKPPFLFDLPFKEESGQPVFDAAIWKTWLKSDPYSQLPLLKENLAQLKIAFDIGTADRMLPQTRLFSQSLKKLGIPHSYEEYDGDHFNRLAERLHTKVLPFLSQALHP from the coding sequence TTACCTTACTAATTCAGCTCCTTTCCGCGGCTTCACTCCCGGCCCAGGCGCAGTCCGGGCGGCTGGTAGCTGATGCAGTGTCCAGCCCGGCATTGGCCAAAAACCTCTTGGGCGACCCGGCCCAGCGAGCGGTGACCGTCTACCTGCCCCCCCAATACGATAGTGAACCGCCACGGCACTTCCCGGTACTCTATCTCTTGCATGGGTTCGGCGGTAAACATCGGTTTTGGACCAGCTCGGACCGGCCGAAACGGCCTATCCGGCTCCAGGAAATGGCCGATGATCTCATCCGCCAGGGTAACATACAACCCTTGATTATAGTCATGCCGGACGGCGACAATGCCTACAAGGGAAGCTTCTATCTGAACTCTGCGGTAACCGGCCGCTGGGAGGATTTCGTCTGCCAGGATCTCGTGCGGCACGTTGACAGCACTTATCGCACTATCCCGCAGGCCTCTGCCCGGGCCTTGGCCGGGCACTCTATGGGCGGTTACGGCGCCCTGCTGCTAACTATGCGGCATCCCGAAACCTTTCGGGCCGTCTATGGACTCTCTCCGGCCTGTCTGGTCTTTGAGGAGCATTTCTTGAATCTGCAGAAGGCCAATCTGCTCACCGTTCTGAAACTCACCAGCCGGGACCAGTTCCCTGGCCTGTCCTGGCGGGATCAGGTGATTATTGCCGCCGGCGCCGCTATTGCCCCCAACCCCAACAAACCTCCGTTCCTCTTTGACCTGCCGTTCAAGGAAGAATCTGGCCAACCGGTGTTCGATGCCGCCATTTGGAAGACCTGGCTTAAGAGTGATCCATACTCACAGTTGCCGCTTTTAAAGGAAAATCTGGCCCAACTCAAGATCGCCTTCGACATAGGAACTGCCGACCGTATGCTCCCCCAAACCCGTCTTTTCAGCCAATCCCTGAAAAAACTCGGCATTCCTCACAGTTACGAAGAATACGACGGCGATCACTTCAACCGTCTGGCAGAGCGCCTGCATACCAAGGTGCTACCGTTCCTGTCACAGGCGCTTCATCCCTAA